agatgaaaaggatggaaaggatggaaATAGAAGACTCATTGTGGCTATCACAAAtgggaacataaaaaaaaaaaaaataataataataataacaactttcTCCTGACTTTCTTGAACTTACTATCTTCACTCATATAAAATGCAGGTAGCTATTACCTGCAGATATACACAGTTGCTTATAAAAGCGAATGCATGTTTTGTCTCAAATAGCTATACTTACTTGAAGTAGTCCCTCCAGATCATTTCAAAGAGGACCCAGTATGTACTCTGGTTAGCCTGACGCTCCTTCTCATATCGAGCAACTTCAGCCTGGATGTAGCGTGGGGACAAGCAACCATGAGCTAGCCTGTCAGAAAGGAGCCAATAGAGCTGTGACTTTACTTTTAAATGAAGAATAGTCTAAGATAATGAAAGTCTTTTGTGTGTCAACCCATGATGTCTACACTCTAAAGGTCTCTGTTCTGCGAGTGTGTGTCAATGCTAGTTGCTTAAatattatatacaaaattacTGTATTGGGAAATATGAAAGGGAAAGCTGGAGAGGAACCAGTGGTCAGTATTATGGTATTATGAATAACAATTGTCAGATCCAAACTCAAAAAACATGATAAACAAATTTAACACAAATATCTTACCAAGGGCTAAATTTTGTTGAGTACTCTGAACCCAGCAACCCATTTCTGGTTTCTTTATAGGTGGCCACATTATCGGTTTCCCACAAGTACTGCTTCACATGGTTCAAACCATGTGACTCGCCTCCAGAGTAAGGGAAAGCAGTTCTCTTGTTTGTGGGTTGCTCTGTAAAAGGATCACATCACCACTTTGTATTCTTTAACTTTTGTTTTGAAGTAGGAGAGTAAGCTAAAGTATTTAAAGCTAACACTCCCTTTTCATTACATGAATTGTGTTCTTAAGTATTTTTCTCCATGATATCCAGCTTCAGTACTCAACATTTTTTAGTTGTCCCTTAGCTGCATGCTTAACTTTGATGACATGGGTGTTCATGATATTTGTAACATTTGTTTGCATTGTAAGTAAACATCACTCTTCAATTTCCACAAAAGCCACATGAAAAAATCACATCTAATTGATGTTACACTGCAGTGGACTGAATTTTGCACTTATGTAATTGGTTCTACAGAAAAGTGTGAAACCTGCATCCACAAAAGGCAGGACATTCTTGCAGGTGCTAAACAAgttattttctattcttctcaCACCTTATTTCATTTCAGTTTTGCTTCCCTAGAAATAAAGCTACGTCATGCTGGCCTAACAATGAATATCCTTTCATTTATGACAGTATTCTTGAGAAAAGACTTCTTTATGACATTTTTTAAACTGTTAAAAGAGGAAGGCTATTTTGACAGCtctaattttttgtgtatgttaCCAAAGGAATGAGAAGACTTTATAGTCTTTTTAGATGTATAACATAATAAAATTAACCTTTTCACACATCCGTCAGGGGCTCCCTATGGGGCCTCACAGAATGGCCTGACCAtgtggcaatttttttttttcatgttgtcAATTTCAATTTCACCCACGAGcattcttttttcctggcattattatatatcattggttttggaagagattattctgccttaaggaagaaaaaaatatcaagaaatgcaaataaatagtgaAGTTCACCAACTCTGGAAAAACATTgattaaagataaataaaaaatgtttacATTCACCACCTCATAGCTCGAAACTTCCTGAGTCAACTTTTTATGATTTATATGCCAATAAAAGGAGACTTTTATGAGAATTCCAACGCTATCACTGGAATTTTCATACGACCAATTGTtgagaaaattgaggaaaactatatttttctatctattctgttctctccagtagaagaaacagctcaagggcagcaaacaaaacacaatgggcaggtcaaggcagtcaaAGTAGAGTTAATTTTGgcacaataataatcataataaatacCATTAAGTCTCTCCTTAACACTCTCTGctagttttttttcactttttccatcatcaccatcactttcatAAGAATCATCACCATGCTCTGTACAAATTAGCATCAAAATCTCTTCACTTGATAATTTCTTAGCCATATTTTCTAATACTAACAGTTACTGGTCCCtgcaaatataaaacaaaatattgtATCATGGGATGATCAATTTACATCGGAAGTAAGAATAAATTTCACCAATTTCGTCTGACAACTTACTATAATCTAGGCTTACCAGGCTCCAGACACAATTTAAAGGGACGACAGCCCATGCTCACAgactgcctgctgagaggcaacaaagccacgggcaattatcacttcaaatccaacaGCACGAGAAAGTTGATGactagtttattttataggtctagcttggatctttgaaGCAAAAAATTTTGATgcgattctgaaagatactttattttttgcGAACTTTTAAAAGTTCTATGACGCgattcgagtcaaaagctcaGATGTAGACCATTCCGTTTTGACATGAATCGCGtcatggtgcgtgaaagggttaagctGTAAGTGATGTCTGACAAAAAGTTGACTTCCTCACACCCTAGAAAAGTGGCACACCTTTCACTCCCAGCTGGGCGAGGGATGGCAGCTGGCCTGGGTCTACATCTGATGGGAGTGGCTTCAGGCAGTCTGGCATCACTACTGGTGCCCTCACACGACTCTGAGCCTCCACTGCCTTGCGAAAGTTTGTGTATGTGTCAGGCACTCTGAAGACAAATAATTATTCAGGcaatgcattaaaaaaaaaaaaaaaaaaaaaaaaaaaaaatatatatatatatatatatatatatatatatatatatatatatatatatataaagaaaatcaaaaaattaaaaattaaattgAACATGACCCTGATAAAAAAATACTATTGATTTGTAAACCTTCCTTTTGTGCTCCTAAATAATTCACTTCACTTAAACCTTTATTTTCCTGATCATTAAGATATTATAATTTGAACCTTTACTTTCCAAGATGAATATTTTACGGTcataccttggtttacgagctTAATTTGTTCCAGAATTTCGCTTGCAAATCAAAACTTGTAAACCAAAATGAACgaacactgtagtgctgaaaacacaagaTCGCCCACAAGAGCACAAATGTAAGCGGACATGAGCGCACGGGTGCTACCTCTGTGAGTGTACAACTCAGATTGAGACCCTATTCTCATTGTTTTCCCCTTTGAGCGCTCTTGTCCTGCGGCAAATAAAGGGAACCCATGCTCACACAAGAGGATCGCcaaactcggggtattgaaaacactgaaaaagtgcttatttgttacagcccgtggagaagctgactttttccccactttactcccttgttatctcaaaatacgtaccttggaaaaaggcaGAAAGTGTAAAGAGAGAATGGGGtgttttgaagccgcagctgaaggcggctgccttacaattggctgaaagttctgaaaacacgcttgtgatttgctATAAGTCCAATGATGTCATTgacggcgctcacccaatcagcggcctctaacTATGGCTAAACAAAAGCTTTGTGAACGTTGATAGTTAAATCACTAGTTTGAAGTTTTTACTGTGGGCCATTAGCCTGCATCTCTGTAAATCCTGCCCCAGCACGTGTGAACACGATCAGCCAACTAAGGGAGCCAAAAGGGGCTCGCACACATTCCCGATCAAATTCCCAGTTTCCCTGATCACCCTTGGTTTGCCACTCAGGGCCTGATCGCTGGCAAGATTGGCAGTATTCCTGGTTGGTGGTTTGATAGGTGGCACACCTGCAGTTTTCCGCCTGTGTACCGCAGGCAGACTGGCGGCTTATCGCCTGTAAACCGGTGACCATGTACGAATTTTTATTTCTTCGACCAGTGACTGATCCACGACAACCGCAGGTCAGCCTGCGGTAGGCCGCCTGTTTAccgcagacagacaggcagcagACCTGTGTACTGCCTGCTGCACGTCAGCGATCAAACACGGTCTTCGCTACACCTGGTGTGTAGGGTATGTATAATAAACACACCACCAGGTGTTTTTGATCATTTATGTGTTTGACATCACcatggctttcctcagctctTGTGAATGTGAGATTGACTTCTTTACATTTGACGTGGACAGTGACCAAAGTTTGTTGATGCTCGTTTACCTGCTGGAAAATAGACgattgaaaagaataaaaaagaaaagatgtaggGCAACGTGAGTAAGAACATGGATGCAGAGAAGAAAAATCTAATGCATATGGACAGGGACATGTTCCAGAAGGTACTGAACAGAGTCACACTAGATGGTGTTTTAATTGAGCCCATCCACCTAATTGCATGCCACACCTTGCTAATCTCCAGGTCAAACACAGGTGTTAACGCGCAGTCTACTGCTGGTCTGCTGCCGGCTGCCTGTGGTTTGCCGCCTGTTGTCAGCAGTTGACCACCGGCAATTGCAGTTGTACCACCAGTCAGTAGCAGGTTTTTTTCAAGACCGCCAGTCAACCGGAAGCATCCCCGATATTTTTGAAAATTCTGAAGTTCACCGCCAATGATtaatatttttaaaaattttgAAGTTCACCAACGGTGCTCGGCAGCGTCTATGGTCTTCAGGGTTTACTGGCGGTGCATTGGTGACTTGCTGATTGGGAATGATCGGGGAAGATCGGGACCGTGACTGGGAACATGTGCGAGTCCCTTTAAGCTGCTgttgtcacactgggcctttttcctacAACCATGTTGGCGATAGGGGTaactggcaactccaacttttctgggtgtgcgtcaatcacggccaaggtcggttgtccgtattcacaacgtaaacaaagcagtcgccctggATCGACATGGCTTTGTTGTAATGCCCCGAGGGTCGCACGGGGGGTACTGCTCCTTATTTTGTGACGGTATTGagaattgaatgaaatgaaacagTGAAACTTGGAATGATTTAACTCACTCCCCCATGACTGAGTGTGACTAGGTAGGCTGCCACTGCCCCAAAGATCTGTTGATCGAACACCAGCTcgatggggagaaaaaaagaaaataaactacaTTCAATCACGTTGGGTGAGAAACTAGAGAAATTCTTGGGTAGCGCTGGAGCGTGTTATGGGGGGGGGAGGACGTGAGGCTAGTTTTGCCATGTGTCGTCCGGCCAATCTATCAAAACATTAAAACTGACAATAAATGGTGATTGAAAAGGACAAATAATATAATTAAGGGTTTAATATGATGAATTACAAAAAAAACTGATTATTAATACAAGAGATTAAACAGCCATACCTAGCCTGGAGATGACTTAAGCTTCCATTGACTATATATACAGTCAAGTTTAGTGCTATACATTAGGAAGAAAGCAAGTGCGAAACTTGGGAGGGTACAGTAGTGCGATGCAAATTATCTATGACCACCCTCCTTCACATCATCCCTAAGTCCTTGCCTCTTGCTGCTTTAAGTAGCCTAACTTCCAATCTAACATGCAGCTGGCTGTGGTTTAGGCCTCATGTGATTTCAGTCTAACCCTCAAGTAGTAGGGAAAGTGGTAATGGGGGGTGGCATTGCTCATGATTTTTCTGGATTTCTtagggaagaaaagataacaagTCTTGGAGAGGCATCCTGAGAGGCatgggagtgagaggagggggggtggcagtggtgaggagggaggaggagtaggccaGTAACCTCCCTGCACACCTCAGATACCACCTTTCATCTTCCCCATGCACCACATTCATCACTCACAGGTTAACCACATTACttgtttattttacattttatatCCCTGTGCATGATTATATGACAAATTAATGATAATAACTCACATAATGAATGAAAATAGGGTCAAAATAAGGGTTTAGTCCAACATAGAAAACACTAAGTCTATTCCTTCAAGGAAGAGtaaatgtttttatttttctgaAGGTAAGAAAATTAATTCTTGACCTACCTGGTGATTGGAAATGGAAGATCAGCCTTGTGGTAGAGGGTCATGCCCCACAGAGGGTGGATCTGTACCCCATGTTGGTGACagttttcctttactctcttttctACATCAGTCTCCTCTTTGGTCACCTATAGAGCATAAATACACTTTCACTGTTATCAATATCTGTATCAGACTTAGACTATTATCAATATTTTGTTGGTTTTGTCAGTGACATTTGTCATTCTCATGAAATAGACTGCTTAGGACATTaattaaaaagtaaataaataaataaaattaataataggGCTGACAGTGATGGATTCAACTTGTTGTGATGAATCTATGAAAGGCAGAAAAAGTTTCATAAAATTATTATAGTGCATGCGTGAAGGAGAGTGAAATTTGAAAGTAggtactatagtgaaaccaaattgtcgagtccgtttgggcggaggctcccacaaaacagaacaaacaaaaaaaggttACTACACAGAATATATGATTATGATATGTGATTGCCCCTGTGAAGGCATGGGGCTTAGGTCAATTGATGGCCCATAGGAGTGATAAAGATTAATGAGCTGATTGGGTAATGAGCAGAGGGCAAATAGTCCAGCAGCTACTTCCTGTAAGAGGCCAAATAAAGGATATCGTTCAACACCCCCTACAGATAAGGTTTGACTTGATAGGGTCGTAGGGGAGACCCTCTGGAACACCCCTAGGTAGTTTGTGGTTCTAAATTGTGGTATCACTTAAAAATATAGACCAATTTACATTAACCCTCTCACACACCATAAGTTTCAATAAGTTTTCTTTTCCGCGCTCATTTCAAACATCGGGTCTCGCTGGTCAAGGCAGTTTTTTTAGCGCGGCGAAAAATTATGTTTCTCAGCTACTTTCTTCCCCAAACCTTCATTTATCATCACACATTATATATCAATGGCTTCcttatttgttgtagtttttcatgaatcaataaagaaataataatagtaattcatagGACCGTTTATGGACATGGAATAAAGTGCGCATAAACAATTTTTCTACTTAGGTCATGTTCCCACCTCCATAACTAAAAACTTTGTGTGTCAACTTTTCTTAATCCTTTTTTAttttaaaaaaatcatgattttttttcaaccCTGGGTTCTGAAGATATTTGTCTAATGAACGTGGCTACCTCAGTCATTCTTTTCCATCACTCCTGAATAGGGCAGATAGACAAGGAAACAAAATGGAAGACTCCTCACCTCTTCCTGGTACACCAAATGACACTCATGGTCAGTTAGAGACTTGACCAGGAGTGGTAAAATATTCTCAGGTTGACCCAGCCTCACTACCAGATCactgaaagagaaagggaacatTAGGGCCTATCATCATCCTTCATATACAAACAGGAATCAAAGGCATGACCtactgacctcccaatcaaatATGAGGCATCTAGTGCTCAAGGGGCGAACAAGCCAATTACCTAGTTTTGAGCTACAGGCCTTCAAAGTCAAGCATagcaaaaacataatgaaaaacacacaaaacaatatCATCATACATCAATAGAAAGTTTTTAGCAAGACAAATTCAATGGACTCAGTGTTTGTGTAAAATTGTGTTAGTtattaaaaaaacacaaatatgtAAGGGTGTTTTTTATTAATGCATGTTTATTATCCGATTTAATCCAAATTCAGAAAATTAAAAGAACATGATGTAACTAACAGCCAGTttaaatttcaaaacaaaatttccatatttaggtgttttatgagtgttttactAGTGATCTTCGCCCTTAGAGCCCTGATACAGCCGACTTCATACACTCTGCAGACAGGCAGAACACGCTACTCTCACCACCCTTCTACTGGGCCATAGAGACTGCTTTCCCATTTTCACATTCACAGAGGGTTGCACAGTGCTTCCATCTAATGGAAACCAGTGAAAACTCAAAATCCACCATGTTGGCGTGTTCACCCCTTTGAGCTCTAGACGCCTCATTTATACTCACTGTTACACAGATCTTATTCGGAAGCCAGGCATTTCTCAGcttatacaaattcaagtataATTGGTAACAACTTTTGTAATTCCTCCTCTGGTAGGACTGACAAACATTCTCAAATAGATTTATAATTGGTATAGTATTGATACAAAGTTGAGGTGAGCATATTTTTCAAATCAATTGCAAATCCTTCATCCCACCTGCCCTTCTTCCTCAGAGTGTTCCGTAGGTCCGCCACGCTCTCCAGGAGAAACTTGGCTCGATGTGGACCAGTTTTGGGGAAATCAAAGTGGTAGGTCCCCTTAAAGTGGCAGGGGTCAAAGCAATACACTGGCAGCACTTTGTCAACATTGCTGTTTGCTTTGAGAAGGATCTGTAAAAAAATTGTTATATTACTTATATGAATTCAAAATCATGttattctatatatataataaaagacACATATAAATTGCAAAGTGCATGCTGATATACAAAAGATGACAATATCAACATCAATAAGTATTTAAATTCAACCAAATCTCCTTATGCAGGAGAGTAGCTCAGACAGCATTACTGCTTCATACTACCATTATATGATAAGAGATTAACACTAAGCAGGCCTTTTGTGCATCTTTTATGTTCAAGACTTAGGAACTCACCTCATTATCATGGTATCTTAGGTCATTGCGCAGCCAACAGATAGCCACACGAGGGTTGCCTCTTCCTGCCATACTCGGATATCATGTACCTCACTGCTACACTGTGTGAAAAAAAGCTGTACTTGTTCTGCTTGCAACATAGAGATCATATTTTCTTGGAAAttgatacaaataaaaaaatcttcAATTCATAAGACTGTACTGCCTGTGTCGAATTTGGTTAATTTAGCTaactactgcttctaatataccgaaaaaatagcatgcAGAGTGCATAGGATACTTCATTTGCTTCACATTTGTTAGGTTCTAGTTACCAATTCATACCAATTTACTGCGTCGATGCCTTAAATATGTGGCGATACCTTGAAAATTTCTAAGTCCAGTGTTTTTCTTTCACGAGGGTTCCCTAagcagactgagcctcatagatGCCTTACATtacaccacagaaactagttcctaagtcagtagtATCCAGAaccagggttgtttgatttaaatcaagttgattCACATCAAATGTTTTTTtctaaatcactgatttaaatcaagatttatattatttgattttttttatttcattgatttaaatcttgatcttattgaAGGGCAACGAtataaaatggaaaaataaacaaagaaaatacttactttgatatcaatattttccctgttAACTTCACAAATTTTCCTGAGCTGATATAGATATAAATCTTCAGTGAGCCACACATGGTCTGTCAAGTCACaagaacaagacgttgaccgcctttTTCACGATATCTTGCTGAGGTTGAGTGAtagtttcaaaagtattttacaacatgaagcacatgttcttctatgttaccaatttccaaatcatgagccaaaacatatagaatgtgtgcagggcaaccatgggttagcaacttcagttcatttgcttgttgtaattgctttctcatcttgttgacattggctGTATTAGATGCAAAGGTCCGTCCTCATATAGCAAATTTCTCACCCCGTGGTTATTTCTTTTATGCCTCCATGATCTAGTGGTGCGTGCCGAACTACGAATCCATggtcctgggttcgaatcccaacctgggcagtcagcgtggagctcacccagctattcatctttcctttcaggctggtggataaatgtgtacctggAGAAACCTAGGGAAGGTACACTGTCAAAAAAACACCGTTGTAAAGCAATGGTGCCAAGTGCAGTGGTGTTTATATAGTATCATCAttcatatttataaaaaaaaatatatatatatatatatatatatatatatatagagatatatatatatatatatatatatatatatatatatatatatatatatatatatatatacatatatatatacatatatatatatatatatatatatatatatatatatatatatatatatatatatatatataaaacgtacCCTTATTAAATAGTTATATCTTTACAGAGTACTTTACGTTCATTCAGGAGTGGTAAATACTAAACACAGTTTAGGTTTTGTGGGTTACATGGCAGCACGCAGGAAAGGGAATTCCCCCTTCTAGCCAGCACCTCAGATGACTTCCAGAGGTGGTACTAGTATAGCAACTATAATGACCATCATAAAAGCCGACTAGGGTGGGAGGCCATCCGGGGTGACTAGGGTGGGAGGCCATCCGGGGTGACTAGGGTGGAGGGCCGGAGTGGTTAGGGTGGGGGTCCGGAGTGACTGGGGTCCGGAGTGACTGGGGTCCGGAGTGACTGGGGTCCGGAGTGACTGGGGGCCAGAGTGACTGGGGGCCGGAGTGACTGGGGGCCGGAGTGACTGGGGGCCAGAGTGACTGGGGGCCGGAGTGACTTAGGGCTGGAGTGAGTGGGGGCCAGAGTGACTGGGGGCCGGAGTGACTGGGGGCCGGAGTGACTGGGGGCCGGAGTGACTGGGGGCCGGAGTGACTGGGGGCCGGAGTGACTGGGGGCCGGAGTGACTTGGGGCTGGAGTGACTTGGGGCTGGAGTGACTTGGGGCTGGAGTGACTTGGGGCTGGAGTGACTTGGGGCCGGAGTGACTGGGGGCCGGAGTGACTGGGGGCCGGAGTGACTGGGGGCCGGAGTGACTGATACCCTAAAGTACTTGCTAGTTCCATGAAGGAACTTGCAGAAGTTGACTGTGAGGAAAACATAGATAAACTAAATGACAGATATTTTCAACGAATTATTAGTGTACTCCAAAAAGTGTGCCGTCTGGTTCTGTTGATAAATCCAGGGCCAGCGCTTCACGGCCGCCACTCACCGCTCGTTTTTCTCCTCAGCTCAgttcagtagtaggcgtgggataagcCTTGACATCGGCTCCCACTAGGCTGTTTCTTTAGTTGTGCTGCAGTTCCTGTGttttctgtgtcttgttttccagatagtttaaatatattcttttctttcttgtatgtCTTTGATGCTTTGTTCACCAAAAAGAAGTgattcttctattattttttctgtggTGTGAAAAGTTGATTGCTCTACGGCGCCGCAGCTAACAGACGGTCGGGGCCACCACTGGGGCAATCTTGTATTTTGAGTGTTTTATATCGTACATAATTATTTCCTGTACCACCTTGAAAATTGAAAGAGATAAGTCGTTCAAATACTTTGGATATATGAATATTGCTGATGATCCAATCACATAGGGCTCTCCAGTGCGTGGACAGAACGTTCACCCCGCGCTGGAGACCGTCCATGAGACTCACTGTTTACATCTTGCACAACTTGGAGAAAACATTTACGTAAggatgcaaaataaaaataaaattactaaaatcaTTACTGTAACCTTAATAATTCCTTACATGTCCATAAAATATTGACAATTGGTTATAATTGACTTGAACActcgataacaacaacaacaacaaaaacttcttctactactactactactactactacataaatgatacctccacccatgtttattttcccgacacataatcatggagggctccatagcttggaggtcattagccccaactctgttcgctaatgactgtggcatccaaccatatcactaatactacctgacactaaatcacctatcatctattacgtctagatccccctttccttccctactcaagtcactcccgacccaccctaatgtcactctccaccactgtggcttcatagtccatattggagatggtggtggcttttgggccagagtgtctggtgcccctgagacataggatggccgacctgagcagggagaacgagaggcgtgtgtagaagcattgggccctgggacccatcccgccggatgtggtgaagacgaggggggtgaagctgccctgatccacatgttggattctttcaccgtatgcccttgtcttctcctgctcgttcctgtggtgggcggcttccaggggcagctcacggtgacaggcagccatcgggtcgaatatgcggatgtccatgaacgcccgctgtccgcgcacccagaatccgcgggcacttacatcaacccgtgcctcctgtgaggtattggctgtcctgtaccgaaggtgttcgccgtccaggggaagcagtgccggctcggtagtgacgtcttggcatacctccccaagcatgctggctgtcagatccctcacttcatcgtgtcgaatacagacgaagcctcctttgttacatgtcatggtgtgggtgacatcatttggtgatccacatgcacagagatcaggcagtccctcaatcggccagccatatctcagagcaatggcgtcgacaaattcttgtttgttgaggctgaagccctttgctctgattggtaatgacgttagccagttagaggcgcctgcctcctgtgctgtgtgtatttttctacccatttctgtggacaggtggtgtgtaagacggtccagctcgtctttttgggcctgttgcctttcttctgagatttttcttttaatatctcttatttctgtttggtctatctcgccctctgcctcctgagcgatgatcctgttgatgagtgacctggtaaggctgatgaagttttggttctccttatctgccagcttctcagggttggtgatccccatcccacccagtcttgggggaagtgctagcacatccctctcttcctcccccaaagcatgatatttcaccagcgccggcaagaatacattcttgacggcaggGACGTGCACAGGTAGGTTGCCCAGGTTGTCTGAGCAACTGCCGTTTTGCCCTTCTC
The DNA window shown above is from Eriocheir sinensis breed Jianghai 21 chromosome 26, ASM2467909v1, whole genome shotgun sequence and carries:
- the LOC127003747 gene encoding cryptochrome DASH-like, producing MAGRGNPRVAICWLRNDLRYHDNEILLKANSNVDKVLPVYCFDPCHFKGTYHFDFPKTGPHRAKFLLESVADLRNTLRKKGSDLVVRLGQPENILPLLVKSLTDHECHLVYQEEVTKEETDVEKRVKENCHQHGVQIHPLWGMTLYHKADLPFPITRVPDTYTNFRKAVEAQSRVRAPVVMPDCLKPLPSDVDPGQLPSLAQLGVKEQPTNKRTAFPYSGGESHGLNHVKQYLWETDNVATYKETRNGLLGSEYSTKFSPWLAHGCLSPRYIQAEVARYEKERQANQSTYWVLFEMIWRDYFKFVCMKFGDRVFYPSGIMGKRLKWKQDHDMFEKWKEGRTGVPFVDANMRELRETGWMSNRGRQNVASFLIKDMGLDWRLGAEWFESQLMDHDVCSNYGNWNYAAGIGNDPRENRKFNMIKQAFDYDPEGNFVRCWVPELAGLRGGLIHTPWKLSSSQLSSAGVSLGETYPHPILVAPEWSRHQQKGTQGKASSSKGPRQRGIDFYFKSPKM
- the LOC127003905 gene encoding uncharacterized protein LOC127003905 encodes the protein MGEFYLRGDVCEGVATVAGEVTVTPRGTLQSLRPPVTPAPSHSGPKSLQPQVTPAPSHSSPKSLQPQVTPAPSHSGPQSLRPPVTPAPSHSGPQSLRPPVTLAPTHSSPKSLRPPVTLAPSHSGPQSLRPPVTLAPSHSGPQSLRTPVTPDPSHSGPPP